In Rhodamnia argentea isolate NSW1041297 chromosome 1, ASM2092103v1, whole genome shotgun sequence, the genomic window CCGTTCTACACGTGTGTCGCAGTGTAGAAATTCGTGAACGAAcaccgagagggagagagatggtcATTTCTACTCGCTAGCAGAAGGTCAAACGGCAAAAGACGAATTCATCAAAAGTTTCACCAATGAGGAGTACTCGAAGCACTTGGCATTGGCTGCAACTCTGTTCTGtcaatgaaaagataaaaattgaaatcCTCGAAGGTTTCGCGATTGGCAGAACAAGAAAAGCTGTGCGTCCTCTTTTTGGCTTCTTTTATCGGGCAATGCAGCAAATTTGTCTTTTCAGGTTTCCACTCTTTCTTACTGCAATTCCTCCTTCTTTCCCCCATTTCAGAAATGACCCTTCCTTGgcaaaattaacttttttttaattcaacttTACTTATCTTTAGGCCCAATTGAGTGAAAGTAAAGCGGCCTTGATTTCACTCTATGTACATCTAACCTACAAGATAGTCTGCTTTTGGTCTGACCTTTCTTTATTAGCTTATTTATGGATCCATGTGAGGGGAATTCAAGGAGCTGCCAATAGTTAAATTTTACTGCCCAttagaagaagatgaagaagaagaagaaaggtcaAAAGAACAGGAGAAAAGAGCTAAGATTTTGAAGTGGATATTCATGAAAGAAAAGGACAGAAATtgcaataaaagaagaagaagaagaagaaaagatcgcAAGTGGTCGTATGCTTTGCTAAATTTTCTAACTAATGTATAAGAGCATATGTGAATTTGAtgcacaagaaaaataaattgatcggaatCTGCCTACGATACTAAGTTAGCAAGTCGAACCTAAAATCTTCTCTGATAAGTAAAAAAGAGATCGCTTATACATACATAGCACGTAAATCTCACATTTAATCGATATGAAATATTTCAAGGTATTGAATGCATCACCAAGGGAATTTGTACGTTTGAAAATACGAcgtgaaaaatgagaaattttgaaCTTTATGTGCATAAATTCTCAAGCCATAACATTCATTTGCATGGTCATTCAACGTTGTACCCGTGCTCCTCATGCATTCATCGGAGCAGAAAAGGATTATACGATTGCGTCTCGAGGATACTTCGtgtattttttttgcatttttttatggGGGGTTTCTGTTAACgccattttttgttgttggtcAAATCAGAATGTTTtctgaccaaaaacaaaaaaaaaatcagaatgttTTGTTTAACATTAGACAATAGATATGTGGAAACGAATTTCCCCGCACGTGTGAAATCACGTGCGCCGAAGAAGCCGTGCCAAGCCTACTGATGAAGGAGCTGGAGGCTTAAAAAGGATGGGCAGCCTCGGCTACTGTTAAAAAGCCCTGCCATACGACCTGCTATAGCCGGTCTTGCGCGTGCGGCACCCCGCCTCTCCTGCGCAGTCACCCAGTGGAACTGGAACCGCTCCCGCCGGTACCAAATCACTGACCGACCATCACGTGATTTGGCCGAGGGGTGATGGGTGTGCTATGACTAATTTAACCCCACCCCCATTGCGATTTAGGCCTGTGGTGCTCTCGACTTTGAGCCGACAAAAAGTAACAGTACGGTTCTGCTCATGTAAAGCGgtgcttctctttttctcatttttagataaaatttcaaataaaaactccaaatacccttattttcttaaagaaaatttcaaaataaattttattttaaataaaaacctgaaatgctcttattttctcgaataaaaatctgaagtggatgttattttaaataaaagcatgaagtggCTATATTAATATCAAAAAAATGTCTGATTCACCAAGTGGTTAGAGGCatttgttttattatttttttctttgaaaattcccttttttatttctttataaattaagaaaactaaaatctataaaaaaaaaataaaaataaaaaaacacacagGCCTCCTGCCGGTGTTGTGGCGGCGATGGCCTTTGGGGTCCTTGGCGCCTTGGTGAGGGCCTGACTCGCAAGTAGTGGAGCAATGACCATAGGCAGGAGGGCAGCCATCCTGCTTATGTGTTCTCTTTTCcttaactttttgtttttttaatttaatttaactaaaaattaagtttaaaTTGTATTGTGACGAAAATTCCTTTGATCGGCTAGAATATTTAGCTACCTAATGagttcgggctcttatttgagactacCGTGGCCACTTCAAGCTATTATTTAAAACTGTCATGGCActtcatttatttaaaataatgatcACTTCGGgccttcatttgaaattttccttcatttttagtTTCTTTAAGAACATAGTCATATTTAATGTTTGATATAAGAAatgaattaaaattaaaaataatattttaaatttttgggctATAACATTACCAACActttcaacttcttcttttttgtaatgGAATGTTATGGGCCtactatgaaaaatttaaatcttaggaactaagttgaacattGGGAATAAGGACCATATCGAgcgaattaaaagttcgggaataACATTGCATATTAAGTCAAAGCTTATGGagcatttatgtcattttcccttctaATTTTTACCCAACATTTCCCTTCAAGTTcaacaaaaattcaagaaaataatttaatatttgcAGAGCTAGGAAAGACCTGAGATGAATATTCACATATCTTTTTTCAGATGTTTCGCACTAAATGAAAAATCGCATCGTCGCGAGAAACGGAAGATTGAAAATGGGGTGTTAAGCCACATAATTCTACTTTTATCTCCATTAATATGGGTTGCAAGCCCATTTATTGATGAGCTTTTGGGCCCACTGAAGTAATATCCTAACAGGGACTCGAATAtgttataataaaaaaaaaaatcttaaaattcaGCCTTCAATACATCCTTTGCTGGTGGTCAATGCCCGTAGACCTCTTCTCATTTTGGTTTTCGAAAACGCTAAACTAATCGGTAACTacaagttttatttattttacaaaaaataaataatttctaatatatattttttaaattgactGTTTATAttgtttataaaaatgaataaacaaaaaatatttttatcatatacgaatttagagctaaattattgtcgataatgaaaatatttttcattgcctAATTAGTTAAGTGATACAAACGATAATttataggaaattttttttcagatcgtttattttttgctaaataaacAAAGATTTAGAAGGTTGGGTAGGCatatttcttgaaaaacaaaTGGATTTGTTAGCATTTCATGCCATCCACTTTGATTTGACGAACCAAGTGGGACCCATTTTCATAAGATTGTGATGTCACACGCATGGACCAACTAAGTAAATCCGCGCTTTCCGTCGtctaaataaatttatttttatttacgaGTAATTTTACACATGTATCTTATTTTGAATTGTTAATCATTTAAGTGTAAAAAACACTAAATAAAAAACATTTGTCGAATTATACATACAAAATGAGGCCTAAAGAGTTGAATTCATTATCTAGTTAAATAGACGTATGATAGAAAAATACGAACAGAAAAGTTTGAAATACTATTGGCTTCTTCACAAATTCcgcaatatttttgttttagggTATCGGGTTCTTGTTTAGCGGGTATTATTTAAACGACATCTTTGTTCAACGTTTATAACTGCTAAACTAAAACttgagattttatctttttacccACTATTTAAAACTTACAACCGACTTAAATCTCgtggatttttcatttatatgtTTTTCATAAGTTAACTTCAAATTAAGCGCATCATATATAGATTATTTTATTATgaatgtattttttaaaatgatataAGACATATTGCAAATAAGAGATGTGTGTGTGATCTTGAATTCAAATTAAGCTCATTATTAactattattattttctaaataaatgaTTCGACAACTTCTAACTCTAAACAAGTGATTCCTAAACCTAACTTCGTCCCAAAGAATCTCCTTGTAAGAGCACATCATCCATTTCGTACAACGAACTCGTCGACTACGTATGGCCCATAATCTTTTGTAACAATCTActtattataatttatatttagacacatgaaaaatatgatacattaataaagtaaaagtctcggtCTTGGATCTCACTGAAAATGAAAGCTCGGACTAGTAGTTTCAGATTATATACTCATTATCGGGCGCTATGGAATATCGCAAGATTACGCGAAAACAtacaacaagaaaaacacaaagacttgTTCTAGGTGGAAACCTACCAATCATAATTGATTATTTAGTTTTTGGAACCCGATATCTACGCTACATATCGTAAAACCTGGAGCCGGAACCGGTTCCTAATATTATCCCAAAACCATgctcaatcctaaattttaatAACCTTTCTCAATAGTGTATTATTTTTCAATGATACTAGACATATTAAGGCTAATATAAAAAGCTCGATACATAAAATCCATTTCACAGTGTGATGTATGGAATTATGTCACTACTGATCCTAACATGGCTGTCTTACTCGAATACCTAACTATGCTAAGCCGCGTTATTGTATCTCCGATAATTGCTCtacttatttttgtttataCTCAGCTAAGTTGACCCGAAACGTAAACAAATGCTTTAGGTGAGAACAACCGTCGATTCCCCCCTACTACGTCGTTGACTTCTGTTTTGGGTGCGGATCGAACTcacggacggtccagatcaatTCGAACGCACAGGACGCTTTCTTCATCGCTCGATCCTCACCAGTCTCTGCACGAGAGCGTGTGGTTCCATTTCCATGGCCTCTCCACAGAACCTCCTCCGTCCATCATCAAGGATTCTCGTcttgttcctcctcctccaaagCTCCGTCAACGGCGACCCTCTGCAGCGGCTCGATGACCCTAAGTCTTGCCCTCCTCCGTTCACATGCGTGGACGGCCTCACCGTCCGCTACCCTTTCTGGCGCCAGAACGCGCCGTCGTTCAACCACTCTTCGTCCTCCTGTGGCTACCGAGGCTTCAACATCTCctgcgacgacgacgacgacaccGCCGTGCGAACTCCGACCCTCTACCTCTCCGACACTCTCCTCCACGTCAGACGCATCGACTACCGCAACCGCACGGTCACGCTAGCCTACGGCATCCAACCAGCGGAGTCCACCTGTCCCCTCCCGCCTCTCCATGGCGTCACGGTCCCGGTCGCTTCTCCGTATAGCTACGGCAGAGGCACCAGGTTCCTGCGGTTCTTCCTCAACTGCTCGCTGTACCCACCGTCCCCGCGGCCGATCGACTGCCTCGCGTGGGGGGAGCGGCGGTCCTACTTGTTCGCGGCAGACGACGTGCCGGAGTTCGACTGGCCGGGGTACTGCGAGTCGGCGTCGACCGTCCCGGCGAGGAGCGCGGGAGATGGGGCGGGGGCTTCTGTGGTCGTCGATTATGGGAAGGCTCTACGAGACGggtttgagctgacgtggcacgtGGATGGGGAGTGCGGCACGTGCGAGGATAGCGGCGGGCTTTGCGGTTTCTCGTACGGTGGCGATGTGAGGAGGAAGAGCTTCTTCTGCATTTGCTCCGACGGACGTCGTCGTCGTTCGGGTGGTTGCCACGGTGGTGAGCGAAAACAACACTCTTTAAACGCGCCTTGTCGTGTTAATTATGATAGCTTTGGCGACCAAAAAGCCCTCAACTTGCTCGtttttaacaaaatcttcgaacCAAAATCTTCCAACTCAGACAGTGCAAGGCTTTTCATGTTAGTTCAGACATGACTTGCCCTCGAAAACTAAAATATGAAGTATGAAATTCGAATCATTTCGCATATAAGTTTTTCTTGTTAACTTCGCACGGGACATACCGATGATCTTTATTAACTTCGTGAAGTTAATAATGCAATGGCTTCGCGAAATTCGCAGATCTTGTTCCAACCAAGCTGTTCAAATATGAACCCAACTTCGTTGCAACCGGTGAGAAAactcttatattttttttcgctACATACTTACATGCTGCTCGAAACCTCGAGCATCTCCGAGCAACAAAatgctgatttttcttttcttttgggtgatTCGAACTTCCATTTCGATTTTCGTGACGCAGGTGCGCTTATCTCTGGTGTTCTAGTCATGGCTACCGCAATTTTCTATCTTCTCCAACAGAAGAAAGCAACCATTTACAGACCAATTTCCACTGGGAGTCACAAGCTCCAGGAAGCCTAATGTGTTTTGCCTTGTCCACACTTGTGGAGTCCGACCTAGATCGAGATTTGTCTCTAAGTTTTTATGTAATATGTTTCATCTATCTCGAGATTTATCTATGATAAGGCATTGGAGTTCTTCGTGGGATCAACTGATCACATGTTGACACAAGCCCTTTAGGTGGTCTCAAGAGATGAGAGTAAATGTGCCAATTTGAGCTTTGTGTGAAAAAGACAAATACGCTCATCACTCGAGCGAATCTTAAGCCGAggatcgtaatttttttttttttgttggttttatCCAAACGGTACAAAAGATCACGATGAACGTTGTTAGACAAAGCAATATAGCtagaaaagaacaaattcaGCATAGTAAAAGCCGAGGTGATGCATTGTGCACATGCCAAGCAAACTTACAAAATGGATAATAATAGAAATAGTTCCTAAAATATTTGTATatgttcaatgttatccttCATTTTGCATCATCTAACAAATTAAATcgaatattttttaatgaaagtttttttggggagggggggggtCAAATTGTATGAGGATTGACTGACCGTGAGATTTTTTGGGCATGATCCCACCAACTACAAGCCTCCACGTGGCTTAAGGATCTTCTCTTTGATTGAAGGGCTAAGAGCCTAAGACAACCAAAAGTAAGAAGCGACGTGGCCGATTCTGAACCAATGCCACCAATGGCCACTACGCAGTACAATTACTAAAGGACCCTTTTTCCTCCAAAGCTCAAGTACACCGTGAGAATTTTACGTCCCCGTGACAAACTCATATGATTTAGTGCTCTAAAGACTAATTGATTACATGTGGGGTGTGAAAGTATCGAGCTAGTTCAGtgctcctgtttttttttttttttttttcatatattcatTTGACATCAACGTGCATGAAATTAGCAAGAACATTTGATTCGTTGACTAAATCAAAAGTTGTCGCCTCATGTAAAGATTTCTGTAGATAAGACTTCTTAAATAGTTGATACAAAGTATAATAGAACTCGAGATATGGGTACTACGTCAtacatggacaattttaatgTATATCAACATCTCGAcggatcaaattaaaattttattaacaaaaaaaaatgcaataaatccaTTCAACCGTTttgcttttatttcattttaattagaGGTTTAGTAGAACATAAAAGCACTCGTGCATTTTGTTCTCAATAATCCAAGGGGGTTGATAGAAAGATCCCACTACTTAAAAGCTTAATAGGACATCCTAGAAGTTTTGTGAACTGATGAAAACTTGTGCCTTTAACTTGTATAGGAGGACCTCGACGTATGATGTATAGTATTTTGCATGCAATTGGCAGGAAAGAGTGATCTCTATTTCTCAAGCTAAAAATATCTCAATGCCCGAACTAACTGTGCGCAACCCTGAGGTTGAATTATGCACCAAGATATTTTTGCAAGCTAACAATCTATATAATTGAATAGTGTTTCTTGTGAAAAAAATAgggcttcatttatttcgcaaaaaatagatgacttgaaaaatattttataaagaaatgataatttatatcgcttataaagaggaatgaacaaaaaatatttttatcgattaattaattatagtcaTGTAACCgataatttttcagaaaataccttttaaatcaatcaattttcgTCAAACAAAGGGTCTTAATAATTGAATATTTGCCGCGGAGACATTGAGCGGCAGGGGTGTTACAGTAATTTCGCTCGCTTCCTCCTAGTCCTACCTCTCTCTCCCGCCTCACGTTCCCTCACAAGCCGAAACTCTCTCCGATTCAGTTTTTATCCGTTGAGAATCTTCGCCCCACGCGAAAAGAATGCGTCTCTTCTCTCCAGCTCCAACCTCAGCTTCCCACTCCAACTTCGCTCTCTACTCTTCGCCTCAGACCAACCGTTCGAAGTTCTTCTTCAGGACTCCGACGACCAGACCATGCCTCGCTTCTTCTCCTCCGGTTCCGTGCTCGACGAAGCAGCAGCCGCCCGCGGTCCTCGAGAACGCCGGCGCCGGCGCCGCCCAGAGGAACgagcctccgccgccgcctccggaTAACGCGATCGCGATCCGCCGGCCAGTGATGGATTCCCCCGGCGAGGACTCCGTCGACGGTGAGGCGGCTGGTGCCGGCGGGAGTGCCGGCGACCGCGTCGAGAGCGATCCGAAGTCGTCGGCGCTCGACGCTGGCCTGAACAAGTTCGCGGAGAAGATGCTGATATTCGAGCCGGAGAGGGTGGAGTCGGGCGCGCAGGAGAAGCCGCTCGCGGTGAATCTCGACCTGGCCTTGTACAGGGCTAAGGTGTTGGCGAGGAGTTACAAGTACGTCGAAGCGCAGGAGATACTCGAGAGGGTAAGAAAGGGACAATTTGTGGTTCCTGTCGACAGTTGCTTTGGCTTTTTGGTTTGATGTGTTTGGAGCGTGGTATTGAAATCCTTAAAGTGCTTAATTGATCAATTACATACCCAGTTGGAAATCTGAAGTTTTGTGGCTTTACTCGTATATGATCTTAGTTTGCTGTGATATGCTATTAATTTGCCTCTCTCCCATCCTTAACTTGTAAGAATTCAGGTTAAGTCGTAAAAGGCTCTATTCTCTTAGGCGAGCGaggatgttgatgttgattttaAGTTTTGTTGTAGTGTATATCCTATTGGCCGGAAGATGGTCGAGCTTATGTGACATTAGGGAAGACATTGTGCAAACAATCAAGAACGACCGAGGCAAGAGCAGTGTACGAGAAAGGTTGCCAAGCTACTCAAGGCGAAAATCCTTATATATGGCAGGTTAGTGTCTCTGTCATGATTATAATGACGGTgaaatttatgttaattcagtgaCATTAATATCATTTCCGATTTTGCGGTTGATCGACAACTAGGGGTGAATGTAAAAGATTCAAATCTCATCGATTGAAATGAGGAAGTCATGATCTGCAAGAATTGTTTGATAACCTAGGGTGAGTAGTTGCTATTGTGAAGAAATCTGGATTAACTGGCATAATTTGGAGCTGTTATAGGTAACTGATATAAGAAGCAATATGAAACATCTTTTACCACATCCAAGAACTTTCAAACGCTCTTGTATTTCCCGCCTAAGGGTCCCCGATAGCCGTAGTTTTAGTTTGCTATAGACGTGCTACTTCCTTGTGAtgctaaatttattcaatgaACTTCACTGGCCTATCTTGTTTCTCCTATTTGAATTCCATTTCTCTTCAAGCAGTGCTGGGCTGTATTGGAGAACAAGTTAGGGAACGTAAGGAGGGCGAGAGAGTTGTTTGATGCGGCTACAGTCGCTGACAAGAGACATATTGCTGCTTGGCATGGATGGGCAGTTTTGGAGCTTAAACAGGGAAATGTTAAGAAGGCAAGGCATTTGCTTGCTAAAGGTCTTAAAAACTGCGGTGGCAATGAGTATATATACCAAACACTCGCAAGGTTGGAAGTGAGATCTAGCCGGTACGAACAAGCCCGATATTTATTCAAGCAGGCAACTAAATGTAATCCTAAAAGCTGTGCCAGTTGGCTGGTAAGTTTTTCTGCAAATCTTTACTACTTAGatgagatttctttttctcctatTGGGTCCAGTATTGCTATCTTGGGTTTGATTATCAAGTTCATGTGAACAGGCATGGGCACAGATGGAGATGCAACTTGAAAACAACTTAGCTGCTAGATTACTATTTGAGGTGACTTTTCTTGTGACTTGATCATGCAAGTGATGTTTCAAAAATTTACTCGAGATTGCGTAGTGCGAATAGACTGTGATATTTTTTATAACATCCGTCTTTTGAGATTATGTCATAATGATTTCTTTTTgccatctcttcttcttttgttttgttagaGAGCAGTCCAGGCAAGCCCCAAGAACCGGTTTGCGTGGCATGTTTGGGGACTTTTTGAAGCAAACATGGGGAACATCGAGAAGGCAAGAAAACTACTGAAAATTGGTCATACGCTTAATCCAAGGGATCCTGTTCTCCTTCAATCTCTTGCTTTATTGGAGTATAAGCACTCAACTGCAAATCTTGCTCGGGTGTTGTTCAGGAGGGCATCTGAATTGGATCCAAAGCATCAAGCAGTTTGGATTGTAAGAAGTCTCTTCCATCATTTTGGACTTTTCTTGTGTAAAGTGCAATCCACTTTAACTCAATTGTCCCTGCAAAAATGTTTTAGCTTCTGCTGATATTTTCTCTTCACGTAGCTCAACTCCTCTACAAActcaaaattctctctctctctctctctctctctgctgctGCTGTGTTGTAAACCATAATCAGGTTGACTCTATTCATGGAACTCTGGCATTTTCAGGCTTGGGGGTGGATGGAGTGGAAAGAAGGAAATATGTCCACAGCAAGGAAACTATACCAGAGAGCATTGTCAATTGATTCAACAACAGAAAGTGCTGCTCGATGTCTCCAGGTAAGTAACTCCTTATTCACAGGTGGAGCTCTGGCAATGAGGCTCTGCGAGCTTTGTAACTCAGTCTGTACTTATACAACGCCCTGGTTATATAATGCAGGCTTGGGGAGTTTTGGAGCAGAGGATTGGTAACCTATCAACAGCGAGGAGATTATTTAGATCCTCCCTAAACATAAACTCCCAGAGTTATATCACGTGGATGACTTGGGCATCTATGGAAGAGGAGCAAGGAAATTCTGTTCGTGCTGAGGAGATTCGAAACTTGTACTTCCAGCAGGTGAGTAATTCCATAACCTAAGCAAACTGTTTTAATTTATCATGTCTAAACTTCTAGAATCACTTAATCAATAACAGTTACAGTTCTTACTCTCTTTAATTGCCTGCATGAGAAGTTTAGCAGAAAGTCAGTTTTATGTACAGTACTGTAGCTCTGAGGTTCAGTTTAGTTCATTAGTGTCATTGACACATGACAAGAAATTTCTTGCGTTTATTCTACAGCGAACCGAACTGGTCGACGATGCTTCTTGGGTCACGGGATTTTTGGATATCATTGACCCTGCACTTGACAGCATTAAGAGATTGTTAAATTTGGAGCAAAACTCAGTCAAGGCAATTGATGCCTCAAAAAGTTTATCAGGGTTTAATGGAACTAGTCCTGACGAGGAGTCAGCTGGCACTTCTGATAGTCTTGATGGTAAGGAGATGGAAAGAGGGAGTGGGTTTGATTTGGATGCTTTTGTGAGGGAGAAGCTGTCTTTGGGACCGGCTGAGTTGGAAATTCAGATGACATCATCTAAAAGTTCTCGACAAGAGGGAAACAGATCTCCAAGAAGAATATGGAGATCTGCAGAAAAAACAGCAAAAGCGATGCCTCAATTGAcaacataaaggaaaaaaggagaatacATACATGGTAGTTCATTTAGAACCATCTATGGATGATGAAGGAAAATCTCCACATCCGGACAACTTTTTCGAATGCCTACCTAAGAGCGATTTCCATGATCAGAATGTAAATTGGGTGCTCATGTAAGATGAAGAGAATCTGTAACATCTGTATATTTCCAGTCAACCTGGAGCATCTTTAGATCCAAGCCTTTTGACTTGAGAGGAAGGTAACATTGCTAATCGAAGTTGTATCCTTCTCCTTGTTCCTTCCCCTCTCTACTAGCCATTGTAAGTTCATGATTCTGTATCAAAAGTTGTGCATGACATATTGAAACAGCACGAATGGAATTCTATGGATCTTAATCTTCTCAGCAGACTATCACTGGGATTTCATTTCCTTCTGCACAGTATCACCGCTCTCTTAGCATATAAACTTCGCCCTTCGGCTGGTGCATGACCTCTCCAAAGTTCTGGCCATTGTGTGCATATGTAAGTTTCTTTTCTGGCGGTTCGTGTCTCTCTGCTTTGTTTGACGTCGGCTCTTGCAAGGAAATCCTTCAGCTTCAGTCTCTCGATAGCAAGATTCTCGAGCAGTAGTACCAAGCTAGAGACTCCAACAGAAGATGATAGAAATCTACTCCCTCGGTCTGCTTTAGACAggccttttcatttttattgctgGAATGGGGCATAGGACAAGACAGTGCCATTCTTCACAGTTGAAGGGATCTGACAAAGTCAAATTCCTATGAAACATCAGCCAGAAAGACAGTTCTTAGGACATACAGACAGACCATGGTCGGCCGCTGCAGGCTTAGTAATGAATTATCAGCTGTTAATTTTCTAAGTTGCCAAACTTTTGTAAATCGCAATCTGTATTTCAAGATTTCACGTTACTTCCGTGGAAATTCACTATCATCCTCAGTCAGTCTAGATTGTGAACTACTTTTGAAGATCCGACGGCTTCGGCAAATCGATTCAAATTGTGTTCCCGGCTCGGTCCGATTCTTTTCCTCGTTGATCAGTCGTATTAGCACGACATGCATTTTGCTGCAATTCAACATACATAACTATGCCTATCCGGCAGGAGTTGCAAAAGCAAAAT contains:
- the LOC115747816 gene encoding LEAF RUST 10 DISEASE-RESISTANCE LOCUS RECEPTOR-LIKE PROTEIN KINASE-like 2.1, which codes for MASPQNLLRPSSRILVLFLLLQSSVNGDPLQRLDDPKSCPPPFTCVDGLTVRYPFWRQNAPSFNHSSSSCGYRGFNISCDDDDDTAVRTPTLYLSDTLLHVRRIDYRNRTVTLAYGIQPAESTCPLPPLHGVTVPVASPYSYGRGTRFLRFFLNCSLYPPSPRPIDCLAWGERRSYLFAADDVPEFDWPGYCESASTVPARSAGDGAGASVVVDYGKALRDGFELTWHVDGECGTCEDSGGLCGFSYGGDVRRKSFFCICSDGRRRRSGGCHGDLVPTKLFKYEPNFVATGALISGVLVMATAIFYLLQQKKATIYRPISTGSHKLQEA
- the LOC115747808 gene encoding protein high chlorophyll fluorescent 107, with amino-acid sequence MRLFSPAPTSASHSNFALYSSPQTNRSKFFFRTPTTRPCLASSPPVPCSTKQQPPAVLENAGAGAAQRNEPPPPPPDNAIAIRRPVMDSPGEDSVDGEAAGAGGSAGDRVESDPKSSALDAGLNKFAEKMLIFEPERVESGAQEKPLAVNLDLALYRAKVLARSYKYVEAQEILERCISYWPEDGRAYVTLGKTLCKQSRTTEARAVYEKGCQATQGENPYIWQCWAVLENKLGNVRRARELFDAATVADKRHIAAWHGWAVLELKQGNVKKARHLLAKGLKNCGGNEYIYQTLARLEVRSSRYEQARYLFKQATKCNPKSCASWLAWAQMEMQLENNLAARLLFERAVQASPKNRFAWHVWGLFEANMGNIEKARKLLKIGHTLNPRDPVLLQSLALLEYKHSTANLARVLFRRASELDPKHQAVWIAWGWMEWKEGNMSTARKLYQRALSIDSTTESAARCLQAWGVLEQRIGNLSTARRLFRSSLNINSQSYITWMTWASMEEEQGNSVRAEEIRNLYFQQRTELVDDASWVTGFLDIIDPALDSIKRLLNLEQNSVKAIDASKSLSGFNGTSPDEESAGTSDSLDGKEMERGSGFDLDAFVREKLSLGPAELEIQMTSSKSSRQEGNRSPRRIWRSAEKTAKAMPQLTT